The following is a genomic window from Rhizobium sp. NRK18.
AATGCAATGCCGCGCGGCTGCGGCGCGACCCGGATTACGACGGACGCTTCTTCATCGGTGTGAAGACGACCGGCATCTACTGCCGGCCCGTTTGCCCGGTGCGCCAGCCGCTGACGAAGAATGTCACCTTTCATCCGAGCGCTGCGGCGGCGGAGAAGGCTGGTTTTCGCCCATGCCTCAGGTGTCGGCCGGAAACCGCGCCGTTCTGCCCGGCCTGGAACGGCACGCGCACCACGGTGGAGCGGGCGATGAAGCTGATTGCCGACGGCGCGCTCGATGGCGAAGGCACTGTGGAGGCGCTGGCGGAGAAGCTTGGCATTGGGCCGCGGCAGTTGACGCGGCTCTTTGCCCGGCATCTCGGCGCGAGCCCGGTGCAATTTGCCCGCTCAAACCGCATCCAGCGCGCGAAGCGGTTGATCGACGAGACGGCCATGTCGATGGCCGCTGTCGCCAGGGCCGCCGGGTTCGGCAGTCTCAGGCGCTTCAATGCAGCCTTTTCCGAGATTTATCGTCGTCCGCCGACAGCATTGCGCCGGCGGATGCCGGAAAGCGTGTCTTCTGTCGAGGCTGCCCATGGTTGAGTTCAAGCCCGTCCGGCGGCGCGATCTCTGCTACCGCTACCTCGAGAGCCCCGTCGGGTCGCTGCTTCTCGCCGGCAGGGACGAGGAGGTCCATCTGATCGCGTTTCCCTCCGGCAGCCGTGCCGTGGCGCCGCTCGACGGCTGGACGGAGGATGAGACTTGTCTCCGCGAGGTGACGTCGCAGCTTGCCGCCTATTTTTCAGGAAGTTTGCGACGGTTTGAGCTCGATCTGCATTTCGACGGGACAGAGTTCCAGAACCGGGTCTGGCAGGAACTGCAGGCCATTCCGTTCGGCGAGACGATTTCCTACGGCGAACTGGCCGAGCGGATCGGCGAGACCAAGCTCGCCAGCCGGGCTGTGGGGGCGGCCAATGGCGCCAACCCGCTGCCGATCGTCATCCCGTGTCACAGGGTAATCGGCGCCGACCGTTCGCTTACCGGTTTCGGCGGCGGCCTGCCACGCAAGACTTTCCTGCTAAAGCACGAAGGCGTGCGGCTCAAGGAGCCGTCCGCGCAGATGACTCTGTTTTGAAGCAGTCAGTGCGGGGCTTTTAGCCGGCTCAGGAACTGCGCGAAGACCATCGTGCCTTCCGGCCATGGGCCGTGACCGGATTCGGCATTGATGTGGCCGGCTTCACCGGCATCGATCAGCAGCGATCCCCAGGCAGACGTGATGTCATCAGCGTGCTCGTAGGAGCCGAACGGATCGTTGCGGCTGGCGA
Proteins encoded in this region:
- a CDS encoding bifunctional transcriptional activator/DNA repair enzyme AdaA; translated protein: MLDFDECNAARLRRDPDYDGRFFIGVKTTGIYCRPVCPVRQPLTKNVTFHPSAAAAEKAGFRPCLRCRPETAPFCPAWNGTRTTVERAMKLIADGALDGEGTVEALAEKLGIGPRQLTRLFARHLGASPVQFARSNRIQRAKRLIDETAMSMAAVARAAGFGSLRRFNAAFSEIYRRPPTALRRRMPESVSSVEAAHG
- a CDS encoding methylated-DNA--[protein]-cysteine S-methyltransferase: MVEFKPVRRRDLCYRYLESPVGSLLLAGRDEEVHLIAFPSGSRAVAPLDGWTEDETCLREVTSQLAAYFSGSLRRFELDLHFDGTEFQNRVWQELQAIPFGETISYGELAERIGETKLASRAVGAANGANPLPIVIPCHRVIGADRSLTGFGGGLPRKTFLLKHEGVRLKEPSAQMTLF